The DNA window tgtataaatgtctggtcttcctcttgtcttgtgccagagtatattgTCTTGCTACGTGtctccagccttgtccacagccttgaaccaagttttgctaagtattgccttgccttatttattgatttctttgtttcctctgagaaagagtgattttgtttgttaaagttttttggtcaagaattttgtgtctaatttcagtgctttgccttctttttttccccctcctcttggagcgctttagtttgtcgttttctcagctttttatagcgcactttctgttaagttcttgtctcctctgcgtgagtgatttaccttttttttagctaatcatagattgttgttcttttgttagaagatttgtgtgtaattttgctattgcctttttcctcgcTATGGAGTGATTTTCAGTTTATTGCGTTTTGCCCATTTCTTTATCATAGATTCcatagccgctttgctttaatcactctgttcaaagagatttcaaagaaaacttaaataaagcctgtgtcaattgtcccccttctgcacctgagtcctcattctcgccaaggtttaacagTATACTCTGGCCCAAGACAAGAggaagaccagacatttatacacatgagggagggtgacacaggtgtgcacaatcaggcaatcagaagagacatcagaccagtgaaacaggaggaagggcaagtgatctgaaacgagagggagagttaacctttcaaaataaaacaggaaatgacaagacaacatgaaaccaaacaaaacccagacaatacttcacccaggtatgacagccctgtcttttttttttctttctagtcctttactctaactttcctcatccactaatctttcatcctcgctcaaattaatggggaaatcgtcgctttctcggtccgaaccgcTCTCGTTGCTggcggccatgattgtaaacaatgtgaggatgtgaggagctccacaacccgtgacgtcacgcgcacatcgtattcttcttcctccaaacacgacgagttgagtttataccaaaatggatacatggatgatacagcagaggattgggagaatgtcatgtggtcagatgaaaccaaaatagaactttttggtataaactcaacccgtcgtgtttggaggaagaagaatactgagttgcatcccaagaacaccatacctactgtgaagcatgggggtggaaacatcatgctttggggcggtttttctgctaaggggacaggacgattgatccgtgttaaggaaagaatgaatggggccatgtatcgtgagatttggagccaaaacctccttccatcagtgagagctttgaatggttgaccaaatacttattttccaccatcatttacaaataaattatttaaaattcctacaatgtgaattcctggattttttttccacattctgtctctcacagttgaagtgtacctatgatgaacattacagacctctgtcatcattttaagtgggagaacttgcacaatcgctggctgactaaatacttttttgccccactgtatatgcttCTTTAGCAACATGAGCGCAGCGGTTCCTTGAAGGCTCGTACAATCAAAACGGGAGCAGTTATTATAACTCTtttaataacttttaatcagaagggttcaatctctctcctgtgcgagtttgaagctgacacaacaaacgcgcttaGAGGAGATAATGTAAAATAATGATaacaaaaccttagaaattcaatagggtcctctgtcccaaagggacatcggtccctaattattcattaattattgtgtaaagcagtgtcagctcataattatccgagagccagatgcagtcatcaaaagagccacctaCGGCTCccgagccataagttccctacccctgctctacagtaacGATTTAAGCCTATTTTTTACTGCATCTTTTGAGTGGAAAAAAACACACCCGTTCTTTACTGCGTGCATAAATATATGCAGAAAAAAAGTGGGGGAGGGAagtgaaatatgtcttcaaacATCCTGCTGCAGATGTCTTGGAACACACTGTGCTGGCAATGTGTTTGTCTTGTTAGacagccattaaaaaaaaaaagagtgcggtacAAATGAATCCACGCCCACTCACGTGTAACAAAGTACTGGCCTGACCGCAAAAAAACTTCCTGCAAAAAACACACAAGCACATTTCCAACATGCAATTGaacagcgttaacaaaacaatgtgacaatgtcatcaacatgtccttgtttttagggaccgaatgtccctttgggacagaggaccctattgtatttctaaggttttattattattattataccgccgcctctttgagctgtaacttgacccccttaacatgcctgaccaaatttaacacacacatcaggactagcgaaaattgcgatctaatcaaaaaaccaaaactcaaaattgcgctctagcgccccctaggaaaaaacacagacaaaactgcttgtaacttccgttaggaatgtcgtagagacatgaaacaaaaaactctatgtaggtctgacgtagacctatatttcacccactgacttccttcagcaaaaatctacaggaagttggcaaaaacccttttaaacaaaagtttcctaaaaatgtcattttttcctttttgagctgtaatttgacccccttaaaatacttcaaaactcaccaaactggacacacacatcaggactggcgaaaattgctatctaataaaaaaaaagaaaaaactcaaaactgcgctctagcgccccctaggaataaaacacagacaaaactgctcctaggaagaaaacacagacaaaactgcttgtaacttccggtaggaatgtcgtagaggcatgaaacaaaacctctatgtagggctcacttagacctacatttcattcatttacatcctcccgcaaaaattaacaggaagttggcaaaaaccccttcaaaacaaaagtttcctaaaattttttatatttttgcctctttgagctgtaatttgacccccttaaaatgcttcaaaacacaccaaactggacacacacatcaggactggcgaaaattgtgatctaataaagaaaccaaaccccaaaattcaaaactgcgctctagcgccccctaggaataaaacacagacaaaactgctcctaggaagaaaacacagacaaaactgcttgtaacttccagtaggaatgtcgtagaggcatgaaacaaaacctctatgtagggctcacttagacctacatttcattcatttacatcctcccgcaaaaatcaacaggaagttggcaaaaaccccttcaaaacaaaagtttcctaaaaattttgcctctttgagctgtaatttgacccccttaaaatgtttcaaaactcaccaaactggacacatacatcaggactggcgaaaatttcgatctaataaataaaccaaaactcaaaattgcgctatagcgccccctaggaataaaacacagacacaactgctcctaggaagaaaacacagacaaaactgcttgtaacttccggtaggaatgtcgtagaggcatgaaacaaaaacctctatgtagggctcacttagacctacagttCATTAATTtttatccttcagcaaaaatcaacagaaagttggcagttaccccttcaaaacaaacgttttgtaaaaGCCTTtctccttttttcaaacattatctcctctgagcgcgtttgttgtgtcggcttcaaagttgcacaggagagagagtgtacacttctgattaaaagttgagaaaagagtTTGAAtagctgctccggttttgattttacaagccttcaaagaactgctgcgctgatgctgctgcgctgctgccgtctcaagacggccgcttaaaagcagcgtgaccacacaatgcagaaaaggtaggtactgtgcgggtaaagatatgttgactgggtgaaaggaggaggcaccagtttgacaccaggatacagagaaggtaggtagtgtgcaggtaaagatatgtggcctgggtgacagaaagaagcaccagtgtgaccccaggatgcagggaaggtaggtaacgtgcaggtaaagatatgttgaatgggaaaAGGCAGGAAAAGCCAGCAAAAGTCGGTcttgtccatcgctgcttgcaaatTTAATTTACATAAATGTTTGCAAATTTGTGTGTGCATGCACACAAACTGTCAAGGTGAAATGTCACGCATATAAATTGaaaggggagaaaaaaaacacattctatTGTGACAGTGCGGTGTTATTCCACTGCAGCAGCACTTGGAGAGAGAGAAAATTATGACGTAATGGTTTGGAGCAAAAACACATGACGTAATGCTAACAGTTATCTTTCTTTATGTATGCTAGCTTAAACGCTAGCTTATGCTAGTCGTGTTTTTTCGCTTCGGACACAGaataaaggagaaaaaaaaatcaaaattcatAGCCACTGACAAGCCCAGGCATGTTTTGGTACCTTTCCACAACAGAAGGGTCCGCTATTCATCGCCACTTGCCCTCCTTTTgtcggtttttttttttttttttacccggaCTGTTTTCTCCGCCTCCTCTGCTCGCCGCTGCTCGCGCGTTGCCAGGCAGGATAGGGCTGAGACGGCGTGCCCTCGCTTTTTGATTGGCTGGCCGCCGcaggagagggcgtggcctcgGCGGCCGTATATAAACATTGTTGCGGGGCAAGCGAGTCGCCGCAGAGCTAGACAGCTGGAAAAGAGGCAAGTCCGAAGACGCCGGAGGACAggagttgtttttgcaaacaataaacgccttttttatttgccttttcctTACAAGGTAAGCACTTTGAAgcctttttattgtttttgcatGCGCGCTACACATgcctttacggtaaaaaaaaaaaaaaaaggccagaaCATATATATAAGCAATTTTCTTTGTTCTTCAGTAAcatctttttttgttgtgttttcctcAGCAGATGCATTTGACAAACATGCAAAGCTCGGACAGTCCACCTCCTTCTCCAGTGGACAGCAGTCCCAGGAGGTTGTCGTGGGGCAAAATGGTGCAAAGACTGGCGGACTTCAGCAGCCTGGAGTCCAAGTCCAACAACAGCAGCAGGAGCGACCTCTCAGACTCAGGTGAACAAAGCAACCGTTGGGAGTCCAAGGACCCCATCCTTTCTGGTCAATGTTAGAAGACCAGCCGTGGGGATAACGTTAGTGCTTGTTTAGTGgacttcagtgcaaaataacCTGAAATACAAACTTTGATGGTAAATACAAGTCGGACGGAACCACACATTTTTtacttcgattttttttttttaacggtaatCTAAAATAACGGAATAGTGAACTTTGAACTCAAATTTAAAAATGACATATTTTGAGCTTAAACTGAAAAAATgacaggatggatggatggatggatgggacaatcTTTGAAAGTAAATGAAAAATGCTAGAATGACAaagtttgaattaaaaaaaaaatgtaaaaaaagaggACGGAATGTCAAACTTTGAAataaatccatccgtccattttttctACCGACATCTAAAAAGGCCAAAACAACAAACTTTGAAGTAAAACGAAGAAATGACCAATTTTAAACTTCAATCTACAAAAAAGGAATGGACGAAAAActtggaaatatatatatttttttaaatgacgcAATGACAAACTTGTATGTTAAATTAATAAATGGCCGacttttaagttacatttaaaaaaaatgacaaaatggCAAACTTTAAAAAAgttgattagaaaaaaaatgaCGAAGTGATAAACTTTTGACTTAACTTGATGAATGACAGAGCGACACTTtgaaagacattttaaaaaattacaaacTTTAAACTTAAATTTCAAAAAATGACAAAATGGCTAACTTTcataatggtaaataaaaaaatgacgaTAGGACAAACTTTTTATTTAACTTGAAAAATGACGGTGCGACATACTTtgaaagacattttttttaaaaatgactaaCTTTTAACTTAAATTAATACATGGCCAACTTTAAACttaattttctttaaaaatgaCAAAATGGCTAACTTTGacaaagttatttaaaaaaaatatgacgaAGTGACAAACTTTTTATTTAACTTGATAAATGACAGAGCGACATACTTTGAAAGATATCTTTTTAAAATGACAAACTTTTAACTTAAATTAATACATGGCCAACTTTAATCttaattttctttaaaaatgaCTGCAAACTTTGacaaagttatttaaaaaaaaatgacgaAGTGACAAACTTTTGACTTAACTTGATAAATGACAGAGCGACATACTTtgaaagacattttaaaaaattacaaactttaaacttaaattaaaaaaaatgacaaaatggCTAACTTTcataatggtaaataaaaaaatgacgaTAGGACAAACTTTTTGTTTAACTTGAAAAATGACGGTGCGACATACTTTgaaagacatttttttaaaatgacaaaCTTTTAACTTAAATTAATACATGGCCAACTTTAAACttaattttctttaaaaatgaCTGCAAACTTTGacaaagttatttaaaaaaaattacaaaacaacaaacttttgacttaatgacatttttttttcggAGCGACAAACGTTGtaagacatttttaaaaatgacaaagtGACAAacttttaatttaaattaaataaatggctGACTTGAAActtatataaaaaaagaaaaatggcaAACTTTGacaaagttaaaaaacaaaaattacaaaACGACAAACTTTTGacttaatgacattttttttcggAGCGACAAACATTGAAAGAcatttttgaaaatgacaaaGTGACAAacttttaatttaaattaaataaacggCCGACTTGAaacttggataaaaaaaaaaaagaaaaatggcaAACTTTGACAAAGTTAAAACACAAAAATTACAAAACGACAAACTTTTGacttaatgacattttttttcggAGCGACAAACGTTGAAAGAcatttttgaaaatgacaaaGTGACAaacttttaaattaaataaatggccGACTTGAAacttagattaaaaaaaagaaaaatggcaAACTTTGacaaagttaaaaaacaaaaattacaaaACGACAAACTTGacttaatgacattttttttcggAGCGACAAACGTcaaaagacatttttaaaaatgacaaagtGACAAACTTTTaatttgaattaaataaatggCTGACTTGAAACttagataaaaaaaagaaaaatggcaAACTTTGACAgagttaaacaaaaaaaattacgaAAAGACAAACTTTATaactaaataaaattaaaaattataaaatgacatagtttgaaaataaaaattaaaatgataaaacaaaaaacttgaacaaaaaaacattttgaaatttaaacaaaaaaaaaagatgaaacgaTAAACTTTCAACTTCAATCCAAAATAACTCCACGACCAACTTTTGaacttaaattaaaaaacaatgtaacaatACTCATTGAAACTTAAATCGAAATTTAACCAAACGACAAATGTTGAAACTAGATtaaaaatgaagtgaattatatttatatagcgcttttctctagtaacttgAAGcactttacttagtgaaacccaacatttaaagcagtgtgggtggcactgggagcaggtgcgtaaagagtcttgcccaaggacacaacggcagtgactcgaattacggaagcgggaatcgaacctggaaccctccagttgctggcacgcccactctaccatccgagcttCGAACTTGAATGTAACGGactttaaaattacatttaaaaaaataacagtagGACAAAGTTTGAACCTCGGTCCAAAAAAGAAGTAAATAAGGACCACGGCCCGCCGGTTCGAGACCCCTGCCTGAAAAATAGAGCCGATGCACATTTGTTGTAAATGTTAATTTTCGGTGTCTTCCAACAGCGTCCGACGTCTCCGGCGAGTTGTCCCCCTCCGCCGACGACCTCTTCTACGACCCCATGGAGGAGACCATCCTGAAAGAAGTGGTGGACCTCATCGAGAGCAGCCTCAAGGAGGCCAAGGACTCGGACTGCGCCCTGAGGTGCGCCAAGCTCCTCATCCCGGAGAAGCTCCTGGAGCACATCGGCCGGGAGCTCCTCCACCTGGCAGCCAGCGAGCCGTGCGGCCTGCGGGGGGCGCTCATCGACCTTTGCGTGGAGCGGGGCCCGCTTTGCTACGAGAGCGTGGTCCAGCTCTCCGTGGACCCTTACCTGGTGCCCACCTTCCAGCTGACTCTGGTGCTGAGGCTGGACTCCGGCGGCCTGTGGCCTAAAATCCAAGGACTTTTTAGCCCCAAATCTCCCTCGCAGGCGATTAAGCTGAGCACGGGGTTCCTCGTGATGAAGAAGAAACTGTACTGTTCCGAGGAGCTTCTCATCGAGGAGTGTTGAAGGTGGAAAGGATGTCCCGCGGTACAAACCTCACCTTCTCCCAGCGTACCTCCGTTTCTACGGAAACCGCCACCTGACGGCAGCTAAAGCGATACGCTCAATTTCGGGAGGAGCAAAAATGCGGATGATTTGATTGATTGTACGCCGAGCAAACAGCTTCTAGTGTCATTCCCCGCCTGTGTGGACGTGTCCTTCATGCTTCTCCCACAGTTTAATTTATTGTTTGATATTCAAATGTTCACGACATTGCACTTTTCTTTTCTATTTTCATATAGTagcaaaaaaaaggaataaattatttttttaacaaatcatgttGTGTCGTTATGTCTTGGTTTTACGAATAAACACATcgatttaaaaaacacttttaataggaaagttaaaaaaaaatgcctaaaaaggtcatacaacaaaaaaataaaaaactcaacCATTAAACATTATacctaaaataaaatatatgacatgtatatttttatatatatattagaatcaCTGTATCATTATAATACTATCAGACATTTAGagtaattattttgttgttttatgaaTTGTTTCAATATTTGTTATTTTCATTATATCATATCAGGATATTATACTaatgaaaaacaatttttttttatataattgtcatatacctaaaaaaaagtttaaaatatttttttgctatCAATAATTTATcgtaattattttgttttatcaaatgtttaaatatttattattattagattatctacatcagctacaatcgggcggaaggcggggtacaccctggacaagtcgccacctcatcgcagggccaacacagataaacagacgacattcacacactagggccaatttagtgttgccaatcaacctatccccaggtgcatgtctttggaagtgggaggaagccggagtacccggagggaacccacgcattcacggggagaacatgcaaactccacacagaaagatcccgagcctggatttgaacccaggactgcaggaccttcgtattgtgaccgattgtagctgagataggcgccagcgccccccgcggccccaaaagggaataagcggtagaaaatggatggatggatatctacaTCAGAGGTGCccccactttttctgcaggcgagctacttttcaattgaccaactcgaggggatctacctcatttatatatatcatttatatttatttatttatgaaagagacatttttgtaaacaagttaaatgtgtttaatgataatacaagcatgtgtaacacatatagatgtctttctttcacaaagacaagaatataagttggtgtattacctgattctgatgacttgcattgattggaatcagacagtaatgatgataacgcccacattttcaaatggaggagaaaaaaagtcctcctttctgtacaataccacatgaaagtggttggtttttggcatctaattcatccagcttccatacactttacaagaaaaacattggcggcaaattccgtagcttgcttgattgacattcacggcacccgagggtcttgtgagatgacgctggctgctgccagttcattattatgaaaaaatgacagagaggaaggccagaaacactttttattttggcgccgtcccttccgtcaaaactctaaaggccgactgcacatttcctatcttcacaataaaagccctgcttcctgctgcctgcgctaacaaaataagagtctcatcacttgtgcacgccagctttctgagggatcgcttgtgcacgccagctttccgagactctgtatttagttagcgcaggcagcatgaagcagggcttttattgtgaagataggaaatgtgcagtcggcctttagagttttgacggaaggtacggcgcgagagactgttgaaataaaaagtgtttctggccttcctctcggtcatattttcataataatgatcttgcagcagccagcgtcatctcacaagaccctccggtaccgtgaatgtcatttaagtgacgtcttggtgaagattgatgatcactcatttttaggtctattttttttaaaagcctggctggagatggactgacacaccccccgcggtcgact is part of the Nerophis ophidion isolate RoL-2023_Sa linkage group LG08, RoL_Noph_v1.0, whole genome shotgun sequence genome and encodes:
- the ddit4 gene encoding DNA damage-inducible transcript 4 protein; the protein is MHLTNMQSSDSPPPSPVDSSPRRLSWGKMVQRLADFSSLESKSNNSSRSDLSDSASDVSGELSPSADDLFYDPMEETILKEVVDLIESSLKEAKDSDCALRCAKLLIPEKLLEHIGRELLHLAASEPCGLRGALIDLCVERGPLCYESVVQLSVDPYLVPTFQLTLVLRLDSGGLWPKIQGLFSPKSPSQAIKLSTGFLVMKKKLYCSEELLIEEC